A window of Fragaria vesca subsp. vesca linkage group LG7, FraVesHawaii_1.0, whole genome shotgun sequence contains these coding sequences:
- the LOC101309379 gene encoding phosphoglycerate kinase, cytosolic-like, whose translation MATKRSVSTLKEADLKGKRVFVRVDLNVPLDESCKITDDTRIRAAVPTIKYLQGNGAKVILASHLGRPKGVTPKYSLKPLVPRLSELLGVEVKIANDCVGEEVEKLVAGLPEGGVLLLENVRFYKEEEKNDPEFAKKLASLADVYVNDAFGTAHRAHASTEGVAKYLKPSVAGYLMQKELDYLVGAVSNPKRPFAAIVGGSKVSSKIGVIESLLEKVNILVLGGGMIFTFYKAQGLSVGSSLVEEDKLDLAKSLMEKAKAKGVSILLPTDVVIADKFAADANSKVVPASAIPDGWMGLDIGPDSIKTFSEALDTTQTVIWNGPMGVFEFEKFAAGTEAIAKKLAELSGKGVTTIIGGGDSVAAVEKAGLADKMSHISTGGGASLELLEGKTLPGVLALDEA comes from the exons ATGGCAACCAAGAGGAGTGTGAGTACTTTGAAGGAGGCTGATTTGAAGGGCAAGAGGGTTTTCGTTAGGGTTGATCTGAATGTTCCTCTTGATGAAAGCTGTAAGATCACCGATGACACTAGAATCCGAGCAGCTGTGCCCACCATCAAGTACTTGCAGGGAAATGGTGCCAAAGTCATCTTAGCTTCCCACTTG GGACGTCCAAAGGGTGTCACTCCCAAGTACAGTTTGAAGCCTCTTGTGCCAAGACTTTCTGAGCTCCTTGGAGTCGAG GTTAAAATCGCTAATGATTGTGTCGGTGAGGAAGTTGAAAAGTTGGTTGCTGGGCTTCCGGAGGGTGGAGTTTTGCTCCTTGAGAATGTCAGGTTCTACAAGGAGGAAGAGAAGAATGATCCTGAGTTCGCGAAGAAGCTTGCTTCACTTGCAGATGTGTATGTGAATGATGCTTTTGGCACTGCTCACAGAGCTCATGCATCCACAGAAGGAGTGGCCAAGTACTTGAAGCCTTCTGTTGCTGGGTACCTTATGCAGAAG GAACTTGATTATCTTGTTGGTGCTGTGTCAAATCCCAAGAGGCCATTTGCTGCTATTGTTGGTGGCTCGAAGGTGTCATCCAAGATTGGAGTCATAGAGTCCTTATTGGAGAAGGTTAACATTCTAGTGTTGGGTGGAGGAATGATCTTTACCTTTTACAAGGCACAAGGGCTTTCCGTTGGATCTTCCCTTGTTGAGGAAGACAAGCTAGATCTTGCAAAATCACTTATGGAGAAGGCAAAGGCCAAGGGAGTCTCTATTCTGCTCCCAACTGATGTGGTTATTGCTGATAAGTTTGCTGCTGATGCCAACAGCAAG GTGGTGCCAGCATCTGCCATTCCAGATGGTTGGATGGGATTGGATATCGGACCAGATTCCATCAAGACTTTCAGTGAAGCTCTTGATACCACTCAGACTGTTATCTGGAATGGACCCATGGGTGTGTTTGAGTTTGAAAAGTTTGCTGCTGGTACCGAG GCGATTGCTAAGAAGCTTGCAGAGCTAAGTGGAAAGGGAGTTACAACTATCATTGGAGGTGGTGACTCAGTTGCTGCTGTGGAGAAGGCTGGCCTTGCTGACAAAATGAGCCACATTTCAACCGGAGGTGGTGCAAGCTTGGAGCTTCTTGAAGGGAAAACCCTCCCTGGAGTCCTTGCTCTTGATGAAGCCTAA